The nucleotide window GGCCTGAAAGCCCAACTGCATAAACATCAAGACATCAGCAAAGGCAATGCCCGACAGAGCCACCATCAGCTTGCCTTTTTGACGACTGAGTTGCAGCCAACCCAAGGGGGTACGGCGTTGGATGGCTTGAATGGGATTCAACATGCTGGCTTCATATCCTAGTGATTGAGCGCGTGAGTTACTTGTGTGAATTTAATTGCGTGAGTTGCGAGGGTAAGTTTATATTGCGTGAATTGTGGGTGCGAGTTTAATTACATGAATTGCGCGTGTGAGTTGAGTCGGTTAATTGAGTGCAATTTTGGCGGTGACTTGAGAGTTGGTGAACTTTTCAGCTTTGGCCGTCGATCGGTCATCCAAGGTAATCCGCACTTCGATCACGCGGGAATCTGTATTGGCGCTGGGATCGGTGTTAATCACGTTTTGGCGTAGCACTTTGCGACCGATTTCGCTGACTTTGCCCGTCAGTTCGCCTTCGATCGCCTCGCTCGTTACAGTGGCGGATTGACCCACCTCTAACCGTTTGACATCACTTTCGTACACTTCCACCAAGGCCGTCATTTGTTGAGTGCGGCCAATATCGACGACTCCTTCAGTGCCAATCCGTTCGCCCGCATAGGTGTAGATTTTGAGAATGACGCCATCCTGGGGGGCGATGACATACGCCTGTTCTAGGTCGGCCTGGGCTTTGGTAACCGCAGCTTGGGCTTGGGCCACTTCTGCCTGGGCCGCTTGCACATCAACGGGGCGCACTTCCGCAATGCGATCGAGGGTGGAATCCGCAGCGGCAATCTGCTCGGCTTGGGCCGTTTGGGTGCGGGCTAGTGCTGCCTTGGCCTCATTGATTTGCTGGGTGCGGCTTTCTCGCGTGCGCTCTAGGGCCGCACGGGATTCCTGGAGTTGTTTTTGGGCGGTTTGCCAAGCGAGGTGTTTGCTGTCCCGCGAGGACGCAGAAATTCCGCCCACAGTGAAGAGATTGTCGTAGCGTTCAAATTCCACCTTGGCATTGGCCACTTCCGCCTCTAATCGAGCCACCACGGCATTCTGGGCATTCAAATCCCCGGTGCGTTCGGCTTCCAGTCGGGCGACGACGGCTGCTTGGGTATTCAAATCCCCGGTGCGCTGGGCCTCTAAGCGGGCAATCTCCGATCGCTGCGCTGCAATTTCCCCGGATTTGGCCCCAGACTTCACCTGTGCGAGACGGGCTTGGGCCACTCGTACTTGCTCCTGCGCCTGCTGTAGGGCGGATTGTAGGCGCTTCTCGTTGCTGAGGATCGCAATGACATCCCCTTTCTTCACCCGATCGCCCTCCTGCACGCGCAACGCTTCGACCCGCACCCCTTCCGATCCCCCATTGGCAAACACGCTGACGATCGTGCCCGCAGGTTCTAGCTTGCCCAGCGCGGAAACGCTCCTAATTTCCGGGGCGGTTTGGGCAGCGGCTGAGGTGCTTGTTTCGGTGGGCGGAGGAGTCTGTAATACGAACCGTGTACCAAGAACCCCAATGGCCAGAGCCGCTACGCCGGTGACGATTAGGGGCTTGCTGTTGAAAATTTTCTCTGGCCATTCTTTAAATGCAATCATGGCGAACCTCTCAGGCTGGGGGCGGTAGCGGTGGTTGGGTGACAGGGTAAAAACTAAACTGTTTAGTTCAATTTCGATCTATATTAAAACTAAACTGTTTAGTTTAGTCAAGCAAGTCTCCTGAAATTCAATAAAATTCTGAGTAGAGAGTGACACAAGCCCCGTTCATCCAATATTCTCAATCCAAGCGTCTCAATCTAAGCTTCTCGATCTAAGCTTCTCAAGCTAAGTTTTATGCCTTGCTGCAACCAGTGATTTTATGATTTCTACAAAAAAGAAGGATAGGGGATCGATCGATCGCGCCCGTGACTCTCGCAAAACGGAGCAAATTTTGCAGGGGGCGATGCAGGAATTTTTGGCGAAGGGCTATGCAGCAGCCAGCATGGATCGGGTGGCGGCGGCAGCGGGGGTGTCCAAGGCCACGGTCTACAGTCACTTTACGGATAAGGAAACATTGTTTAAAACCCTGGTGCAACAGATGGCCCAGGGGAAAATTCAAGCCATTATGAGTCATCTGGATGACAGTCTCGAACCGCGTCTAGCGCTGCGGCAGTTGATGACATTGGCGATGGATGATTGCTGTGGGAGCCAAGAATTTCAGGATTTTAAGCGCATGTTGGTGGGGGTTTCTGGGCAGTTTCCTGAACTGGCTAAAGCCTTTGTCGAACATCTCAGCAAGCCGGGGATTCAAGCCTTGACGGAGTATTTAAAAAAATGCCCTGCCTTTGATTTTCCTGATCCGGAAGCCACTGCACGGGTGGCGATCGGTGCGATCGTTCACCACAGCTTGCTCCAGCACATTCTGCACGGTGCAGAAATTATTCCCATGGAGCCGGAGCGCATTGTGGCAGCCCTAGAATATTTGCTGTTCCCGCCGGACAAATCGTCCTAGCATGACGCTTACAGGGCATTGAGCTTACAGAGTATTAAGCTTACAGAGTATTGCGTTAGGGCATTGCGCTTATGGGGTTTACAGCATTCGGTTGCGATTGTGCCCTAGGTTATAATGACGTGATAAGGAAGGCATTTCTGAGGGCTTGTTATGGTCGCCGTTGTTCCCCAACCGATTTCGCCGTCACCCGTCGCCTCCAGTGTTGTCCTGTCTGGAATTAGCTGGGAAACTTATCAGGCGCTTGTTCGAGAGCTAGAATCTCAACCCAGTAAACGCCTGACCTACGACAATGGAACGTTGGAAATTTTTATGCCTCTTCCCCCTCATGAAAGCTACAGTGCTTGGAGCAATCGGTTTATCCAAATTGTAACTGAGGAGTTGGAAGTGGAAATCCGTAGCCTGGGTTCATCGACTTGGACTCGTCAGGATTTGGCGAAAGGCATCGAAGCGGATGAATGCTACTA belongs to Alkalinema sp. FACHB-956 and includes:
- a CDS encoding biotin/lipoyl-binding protein, whose product is MIAFKEWPEKIFNSKPLIVTGVAALAIGVLGTRFVLQTPPPTETSTSAAAQTAPEIRSVSALGKLEPAGTIVSVFANGGSEGVRVEALRVQEGDRVKKGDVIAILSNEKRLQSALQQAQEQVRVAQARLAQVKSGAKSGEIAAQRSEIARLEAQRTGDLNTQAAVVARLEAERTGDLNAQNAVVARLEAEVANAKVEFERYDNLFTVGGISASSRDSKHLAWQTAQKQLQESRAALERTRESRTQQINEAKAALARTQTAQAEQIAAADSTLDRIAEVRPVDVQAAQAEVAQAQAAVTKAQADLEQAYVIAPQDGVILKIYTYAGERIGTEGVVDIGRTQQMTALVEVYESDVKRLEVGQSATVTSEAIEGELTGKVSEIGRKVLRQNVINTDPSANTDSRVIEVRITLDDRSTAKAEKFTNSQVTAKIALN
- a CDS encoding TetR/AcrR family transcriptional regulator, with amino-acid sequence MISTKKKDRGSIDRARDSRKTEQILQGAMQEFLAKGYAAASMDRVAAAAGVSKATVYSHFTDKETLFKTLVQQMAQGKIQAIMSHLDDSLEPRLALRQLMTLAMDDCCGSQEFQDFKRMLVGVSGQFPELAKAFVEHLSKPGIQALTEYLKKCPAFDFPDPEATARVAIGAIVHHSLLQHILHGAEIIPMEPERIVAALEYLLFPPDKSS